TGAAAAAGTGGCAGCACGGACCATCGGGAATACCATGTCAACCGTGACAACGATTGAAGTGGGTGTCGTTCCAGAGCTGCGCAATGAGCTTGCACAGCTAAGGACAGAGCTTAAAGCTCAAACTGAAAGCATCGACAAGACGGCAAAGGCATTACATTTGCTTGATCAAATGGCTGCATCCGGGCAGCTAGCCCCTGATAAGCTAAGCATGAGAATGAAGCTTCAGGTCACCCATCAGTCAAGTATGCGAGAACTTGCTGAGATTAAGGAACGGATCCTTGATATTGAGAAAATGCTCGAGGATACATCCAATGCAAGTGTCGATGTCATGAAGACCATCTACGGCGGCTCTAAAATAGTTATCGGCAGATACACTAGATTTGTTAAAGATTCAGCGACAAGAATATCGTTTTTTTATCATAATGGCGATATTTCCATGGTACCCTTAAAAGGAATGTAAATTATATTACACCACCCAAAGGAGTGACTTTATCAGATGAGTCTAAAAGCGGTTGAACTTCAAATTGCTATACCGCGCACGAGTGAGGCGGGACGTTATCAAAGCGAATACGACCACAGAAGATCATCAGAGCAGTCGCTGCTCGCGGACAATCAATTGAAGCAGATCAAGAAGAAGTCGAAGCAGAGTCCAAAGACAAACGAATCGGAGCAGGCAAGCATTAGGGATCAGCGTAATACTTCACATACACAGGGAGAACCGTTGAATCAGAGTAATGAGCTTGCAGACGAAATATCTGCTGTCCCCGCTGAGCACCCGTTTAAGGGGAAAAACTTTGATGTGAGCTTGTAATCACATAGAATAAAGTCGAAGTTTTGTATTGCAATAAATACTTAATGAATTCTAAATGCAAGTGCACGTAAATAAAGGAGAACAGGCTCATGCAACCATGGAGTACTATCGTCGTACTTGGCCTATGTGTCATTGTATTCGCTTGGTTTATGCCCAAATCAAGGACAGACTCAGGACAGAAGGTAGTAAAGGACGTAGAGTCTACACTGGATCGTTACCTGGCGGAAATTGAGCTTGAGAATGAGAAGGTTATTCACAAGCTCAAGCAGTATCAGCAGGAATGGTCAGAGACAGACAAGCGCAGAGAACAGGAAATTCGAGACTTGCGCCAGCAGCTCAGCTCATTACACTCTCAAGTAGCGGAACAATCAGCTTACAAGGGAACAGTGTCCGTACCAATATCTACCCAGGAGAGAGAGCTTGCTGCTGCAGTAGAAGCCAATCCGATCTTAGAAAGCAAGGAAGTTCCTTCCGAAATGAATTCGATTCAGTCACGGTTTCCAGAGCTGTTCAAGCTCGATGGGGAAGGAAAGTCAGTAGATTATATTTCGAGCAAGCTGAACATGCCCAAAGGAGAGGTCCAGGTTATATTACAGCTTGGGAATAAGGAGGAGAGACGATGATCAAAAATCGTTCCTTTCTTCTCGGGCTTGGAACCGGAATTGCAGCAGGTGCTTTGATACTGCAGCTGGCCTTGATTGGGCAAGGACAAGCTGGAGGACATGAGACGCAGGATCTCAGTGCACTGACGAGAGAAGAGCTTCAAGAGGCAGCGGAAGAATTGGAGCTGAAGGTATACGATGCATCTGCCGAGGTCATGACAGAAGAGGAATGGACCGAGGCAAAGGCAGAGGAGCAGGCGCAGGGCAACAGCACATCTTCCAGCACTAACTCTGGCAATACGGCCAGCAGTGAAGATCCTGAGGCGAGTACCCCTGAACAGCCGGAGCAGCCGGCAGCACCGGAGAATTCCCAGGCTCCGAAGCCGGCAGACAAGCCAGCATCAGGTACAATTTCTTATCGAGTAATCAACGGGGCTACCCTCAATGATGTTGCAGATCATTTGTCGTCTCTTCGTGTATTAGAGAATCGTAATGCTTTCATTGAAGAGGCCAAAAAACAAAAGATCAACAAGAAGATTCAGATAGGCACCTACGAGTTCACAGAGGGAGAATCCATAGATTCTGTAATATCAAAGCTTATATCAGGACCCTGATCAGAGACAAGTTTTTTGAAGGTATTGTGAAATTAATAGAGATTGATGCCAACTTTGTTGCATCGGGGATGCAGTTGTGATATATTAATTGACGGTGTTAAAACACACGCTGTGCTAATTCTGTCGAGGGTGCTTGCCTTATGGTAAGTCTTGACGGGAAATGATGCCGGCGGAGGACACAAAAACCAATAATTAGGAGGTGTGTGGAGATGGCAGTTATCTCCATGAAACAGCTTCTCGAAGCTGGGGTTCACTTCGGTCACCAAACTCGCCGTTGGAATCCAAAGATGGATCGTTATATCTTCACTGAAAGAAACGGTATTTACATCATTGACTTGCAAAAGACAGTGAAAAAGGTTGAGGAAGCTTACAACTTTGTTAAGAGTATCGCAGGAGAGAATGGAACAATTCTGTTCGTAGGTACTAAGAAACAAGCTCAAGATTCCGTAAAAGAAGAAGCAGAGCGCGCTGGTCAGTTCTTTATTAACCAACGTTGGCTCGGCGGTACTCTGACTAACTTCCAAACTATTCAAAAACGTATCGATCGTTTGAAGCAGTTGGAAGCTTGGGAAGAGGACGGCACTTTCCAAGTGCTGCCTAAAAAAGAAGTTATCATTCTCCGTAAAGAGAAAGACCGTCTCGAGAAATTCCTCGGCGGTATCAAGAACATGAAGGGTCTTCCAAGCGCCCTGTTCGTAATCGACCCACGTAAAGAGCGTATCGCAGTTGCGGAAGCTCGCAAATTGGGTATCCCAATCGTAGGTATCGTTGATACAAACTGCGATCCGGACGAAATCGATTATGTCATTCCTGGTAACGATGACGCGATTCGCGCGGTTAAATTGCTTACTGGTAAAATGGCTGATGCTGTTATCGAAGCTCATCAAGGCGAAGAAACATCCGCTTAAGCATGGCTTTGTAAGGGTCTCATGTATATGAATTAAATGAAAAGGGTGGTTGGTAGGTGGATAACCTTTCACTGCCCTTTTTTTAGGGTCATACGCAAAATTATCCTCTGGAGGGAAATCAAATGGCAGTAGATGCGAAATTGGTTAAAGAGCTTCGCGAAAAAACTGGCGCTGGTATGCTGGATTGCAAAAAAGCACTGGAAGAAGCGAACAATGATGTAACAAAAGCAACTGAAATTCTTCGTGAAAAAGGTCTGGCTGCAGCAGCAAACAAAGCTGGCCGTGTAGCAACTGAAGGTGTGGTTCAATCTTACATCCACGCTGGCGGACGGATCGGCGTATTGGTTGAAGTTAACTGCGAAACTGACTTCGTAGCAATGACTGACCAATTCAAAGAGTTTGCACGCGACATTGCTATGCACATTGCTGCTTCGAACCCGCTTTATGTAACTCGCGAGGAAGTTCCTCAAGAAGAGATTGAGAAAGAAAAAGAAATTTTGAAAGCTCAAGCTCTTAATGAAGGAAAACCAGAAAAAATCGTTGAAAAAATGGTTGAAGGCCGCATCGGTAAATACTACGAAGAATACTGCTTGCTTGAGCAATCTTTCGTTAAGAACCCTGATGTAACTATCCAACAATTGCTGAACGAAAAAATCAGCACAATTGGTGAGAATATTTCCATCCGTCGCTTTGTTCGTTACGAACTGGGTGAAGGTCTTGAGAAAAAACAAGATAACTTCGTAGAAGAAGTTATGGCACAAGTGAAAAACTAATTATTGAAACATGTATGAACAGAAATCGGACTTGCCCATGTCTTCTGAAGATATAATTAGATTAGCTTCATGAGATTTTACAAGACACCTTTATATTGGAAGAAGAACTGGATAGTCCGAGATTCGGCTCAGAAAGTTTTCTTTAACTAAGAGTGGAACACAATCCGTGTTCCTTTCTTTTTAACTAATATGAGGTTTACAAGTGCTTATTTGACGTGGGGAAGCGTCATTTTGAAGTGGAGGGTGAACATTTGAAACAGCCTGTATTTAAAAGGGTAGTACTTAAGGTCAGCGGTGAATCGCTGGCAGGACAAAATGGATACGGCATCGATGCAGAAACGATCTCATCTATTGCTAAGCAGGTCAAAGAAGTTGTGGAATTGGGTGTAGAAGTTGCCATTGTATGCGGTGGAGGTAACATCTGGCGCGGCATCGCGGGCAGTGAGAACGGCATCGACCGAGCTACTGCAGATTACATGGGTATGCTCGCGACAGTGATGAACTCCTTGGCGCTGCAGGATGCGCTTGAACAGATTGAAGTGCCGACTCGTGTGCAAACTTCAATTGCAATGCAGCAAATTGCAGAGCCTTATATTCGCCGCAGAGCGATTCGTCATCTCGAAAAAGGACGCGTCGTCATTTTTGCGGCAGGAACAGGTAACCCATTTTTCTCCACAGATACGACAGCAGCACTTCGTGCAGCAGAGATTGAAGCTGAAGTAATCCTGATGGCCAAAAATAAAGTGGATGGAGTTTATTCTGCTGATCCATTTAAAGACAGCACAGCTGTGAAATATGAGCAATTAACATATCTCGATGTATTGAACAAGAACCTGGGAGTTATGGACTCCACTGCTTCCTCACTGTGTATGGATAACAACATTCCACTCATTGTATTCGCGATTACGGAACAAGGTAATATCAAACGTGTTCTGCTTGGCGAAAAAATTGGAACCATCGTTAAAGGGAGTGTAGACTAATGCCACAATCAATTAAAAAGAATGCTGAAGAGCGTATGGACAAAGCGATTCTAGCACTGAAACGTGATCTTTCAACACTTCGTGCAGGTCGTGCAACACCTGCTCTGCTTGATCGTATTCAAGTTGAATATTATGGTGCACCTACGCCTCTGAACCAGCTTGCAAATATTAACACACCGGATTCCCGTACGCTGATGATTCAGCCTTGGGACAAATCCTCTCTCGCTGATATCGAGCGTGCGATTATGAAGTCTGATCTGGGACTGACTCCTGCGAATGACGGAGCAATGATTCGTTTGTCGATTCCTCCGCTTACGGAAGAGCGCAGAACAGAATTGGTGAAATTCACGAAGAAATTCGGCGAAGAAGCCAAGGTTGCAATCCGTAATATTCGCCGCGATGCGAACGATGATATTAAGAAGCTCGAAAAATCCGAAATTTCGGAAGATGAGTCCCGCAGACATCAAGAAGATATTCAAAAAGCAACAGACAAGTTTGTTGCCGAAGTAGATAAAGTTCTTGCTGCAAAAGAAAAAGAAATTATGGAAGTTTAATTAAGCATAGCATACGGCCCCTCCGCCTTCGGTGGGGTTTGCTCTTTTCACAAGAGTGAAAAGAAACTTCATGGGAATTTTGGAGGAAGTCGAATGATGAAACGCTTTCGGTCATGGTTGAACGGTGATGACAAGAAAGAGCTGCCACAGCTGTCCAAGGATAACATCCCGAAGCATGTTGCGATTATTATGGATGGTAACGGAAGATGGGCTAAACGGCAGGGCTTGCCCCGTATTATGGGTCATCAGAGTGGCATGAAGGCTGTTAAACGTGCTACGATAGCTGCAAATGATTTAGGTGTGGAATATTTGACCATGTATGCCTTTTCCACCGAAAATTGGACCAGGCCAAGAGACGAAGTTGATTTTTTGATGAGACTGCCTGTTGATTTCTTGTCACAGGAATTGGATGAGCTCATTGAAAAAAATGTGCGCGTTAAAATGATGGGGCATGAAGAGCAGCTTCCGGAACATACCATTAAGGCGGTCAAAGAGGCGATTGAAAAGACAAAACACAATACCGGGATGGTATTGAATTTTGCTCTGAATTATGGCAGCCGTAAGGAGATCACGGAGGCAGTAAGATTACTTGGTCTTAAAATTGAAGCCGGGGAACTTCAAGCAAGTGAGATTACGTCTGAGCTCATCGGGGAACATTTGTTAACAAGCAGCTTGCCTGATCCTGATCTGCTTATACGTACGAGCGGTGAGCTTCGTTTAAGTAACTTCATGTTGTGGCAGCTTGCTTATAGTGAGATGTGGTTTACTGATATTTATTGGCCTGAATTCGAGAAGCAGCATTTGTACGAGGCTGTAGCTGAATATCAGCAAAGAACGAGAAGATATGGCGGTTTGAAGTAATGGAGGATGGACCAAGTTGAAACAGCGAG
This sequence is a window from Paenibacillus urinalis. Protein-coding genes within it:
- the rpsB gene encoding 30S ribosomal protein S2, which codes for MAVISMKQLLEAGVHFGHQTRRWNPKMDRYIFTERNGIYIIDLQKTVKKVEEAYNFVKSIAGENGTILFVGTKKQAQDSVKEEAERAGQFFINQRWLGGTLTNFQTIQKRIDRLKQLEAWEEDGTFQVLPKKEVIILRKEKDRLEKFLGGIKNMKGLPSALFVIDPRKERIAVAEARKLGIPIVGIVDTNCDPDEIDYVIPGNDDAIRAVKLLTGKMADAVIEAHQGEETSA
- the tsf gene encoding translation elongation factor Ts, translated to MAVDAKLVKELREKTGAGMLDCKKALEEANNDVTKATEILREKGLAAAANKAGRVATEGVVQSYIHAGGRIGVLVEVNCETDFVAMTDQFKEFARDIAMHIAASNPLYVTREEVPQEEIEKEKEILKAQALNEGKPEKIVEKMVEGRIGKYYEEYCLLEQSFVKNPDVTIQQLLNEKISTIGENISIRRFVRYELGEGLEKKQDNFVEEVMAQVKN
- the pyrH gene encoding UMP kinase, whose protein sequence is MKQPVFKRVVLKVSGESLAGQNGYGIDAETISSIAKQVKEVVELGVEVAIVCGGGNIWRGIAGSENGIDRATADYMGMLATVMNSLALQDALEQIEVPTRVQTSIAMQQIAEPYIRRRAIRHLEKGRVVIFAAGTGNPFFSTDTTAALRAAEIEAEVILMAKNKVDGVYSADPFKDSTAVKYEQLTYLDVLNKNLGVMDSTASSLCMDNNIPLIVFAITEQGNIKRVLLGEKIGTIVKGSVD
- the frr gene encoding ribosome recycling factor; this translates as MPQSIKKNAEERMDKAILALKRDLSTLRAGRATPALLDRIQVEYYGAPTPLNQLANINTPDSRTLMIQPWDKSSLADIERAIMKSDLGLTPANDGAMIRLSIPPLTEERRTELVKFTKKFGEEAKVAIRNIRRDANDDIKKLEKSEISEDESRRHQEDIQKATDKFVAEVDKVLAAKEKEIMEV
- a CDS encoding isoprenyl transferase, which codes for MMKRFRSWLNGDDKKELPQLSKDNIPKHVAIIMDGNGRWAKRQGLPRIMGHQSGMKAVKRATIAANDLGVEYLTMYAFSTENWTRPRDEVDFLMRLPVDFLSQELDELIEKNVRVKMMGHEEQLPEHTIKAVKEAIEKTKHNTGMVLNFALNYGSRKEITEAVRLLGLKIEAGELQASEITSELIGEHLLTSSLPDPDLLIRTSGELRLSNFMLWQLAYSEMWFTDIYWPEFEKQHLYEAVAEYQQRTRRYGGLK